The genomic stretch CCGTTAACCCAACGGTGAATAATCTATTTTGTGAGTTATCCAAAGTTTAAAATACTCTAAATTATTTATTGGAATTGTTGTAATTTATCGTTAGCAGATTTTAAGAGTTTTTGAGACTGATTGTAAGAAGTTGTACCAGATTGCACTTTCTCTAATTGATTAATGATTCCCTGAAGTTGACTGGCAACTAATTTACTCTCTGTATTATCTACTTCAAGTAACTTTTCTATTCTCCTTTCTGCTTCTGTAAAATATTGAGCCGATTCGGTTTCAACTTGTTTCCGAATTTGAATTGTTGCTAAGTTCGTTGTGTAGTTAGCTAATAGTTTTTGTGCTTCTAAATATCCTGTATCTTCTAAGGGAATAGATTTAAGATGATCGATCGACTGTTGCCATAGGTTTTCACATTGTTCCCAAATAATAGCAGAATGAGGGGGCTTATTACATAATTTAGATGCTGAAGTGGCAAACTCTTGAGCCGCACTAATCCTGATATTGGTTCGCTCTCCTCCTGCAATAATTCCTGAAACTTCCTGAAAATCTCTTTGATAAGCCAATAGCTTACTATCACTTATTCTTTTTGCCAAAGTATTAGACGGTAATTCTATTAGTTTATCGATCGAACTTTGCCAATTATTAACACTTTTTTGTTTATCTGCATCATTTTTGGCATTTTGATAACTTTCTTTCGCAGAATCAATGGACTTTTGAGCTTTTTCTAATTCATTTAAAGCATTAATTTCTTGAAAAACAACCGCTTCCATGCGTCCAATTTGTTTTCTTGCCCTCTCAAACTCATCAAAAGTAAATTTCCAACTGCAAGTAAAAAAACTACAATAAAATTGAGGCTCATATCCTAAAAACCAAACAGGTAATTGATTTAGATGATTTTGAGCAAGTTTAACTTTTTCATTTCCTAATTCAATATCTGCACGACTGGTAGAATTGTTAACCAGTTGATCTGCTTGTTCTACATTAGCGATCGCATTTTTATAATTATTATCCATAGCGATATAACTAGGGAGTAGCACGATCGGAGCCACACTAGCAACAGGGCGACGAATCATAGGATAAGGTAAATTAGCAATCCAAATCAATCCTGCACCACCTGCTATAGTTAAAATCCCTAAAGAAACAATTTTTAATTTTTTATTCAACCCAGACATTACTTAACAATATTTTTTCTATTTGATTACACTTTTCTGATTCACAATTGGTTACAACTCATTGCTATGAAATTTTATCTGTAGAAAACTGTTGATGAGTTGTATATTTGTCTAAGATTACCTAAAAAGCAATAAGAGACAATCTTTTAATGGTACACTTTTCTTTTTAATCACGAATTACTATGTAAACTCCAAAAGTTTTGCCCATAGAATTTATTATCATTTGATTATAACTTGTGACTTATCGTCTTAAATCAAATTGCAAAAAAAAGTAAAATTAACTTAACAATTGTTTTAATTTATACATAAAACATATTAACAGGTTAAAATTCTCGATATTTCTACCTCTCCATAATATAATAATTTGTCTGCCAATTAGTTGGATATTTATTTATAAAATCAATAATTATTACTCTAAATTAATTAGTTAAATGATATTGCAAAAAATCTCGCAAGATAATCCTAAATCAATCGATCGAGTTTCCCCAATTTTTATTATTGTATGTCTAATATTAATTTGGAGCTTAGGTTTTGTAATTGATAGAATTTGGTTTAGTTTAGATAATACGATACCTGCTTGGGATCCTGCGGAATATCTCAATGGGGTAATGTTGTATAAAGAAGCCTTTAAAACGCCTCATTTTTTTGATGGTTCTTGGTGGCGACAATTGTGGTTATTATCAAATAAAGTTCCCCCTTTAATGTATATTATTACATCTCCATTTTTCTTAACTTTAGAACCAAGTGTTGATCATGGAAATCTAGTTTTATCTTTATTTAGTTTAATTTTATTAATTTCTATATTTTTTCTGGGAGTCTTATTTTTTAATTCAAAAATTGCTCTATTTGCTTGTTTATTAGTCCAATTAATCCCTGCTTTATATCGTTATCGTCTTGAATTTTTATTAGATTATCCCCTCACTGTAATTGTTACTTTTAGTTTCACTTGTTTAACTTACTGGTATTTTACTAAACCTCAATCCTCATGGTGGTTTGCTATTTTATCAGGAATTTCTTTTGGGTTAGGAGTAATGTTAAAACAAACTTTTGCATTTTTCCTTTTTTTACCTGTTATTTTTGCTTTTATCTCTCTTTTTATATATAAAAAGTGGTATAAATTAACGCAATTAATTGCTAGTTTTGTTGTTTCTATTTTTATCTTTTTTCCTTGGTATCGGACTAATTGGTTATTAATTTTTACTTCTGGAAAACGAGCCACGATAGATTCTGCTATTTTAGAAGGGGATCCACCATTAAATACTCTAAAGGCTTGGACTTTTTACGGAGAAGTCTTACCCTATTTATTATCATGGCATTTACTAATTATACCTTTAATTTGTTTAATCTATTTACTTCTTAAATTTTATACAAATAGAAACAATAAATATAAAAATATTTGGGCTTATATTCAAGATAATTTTTACCAAAATAAAAATAATATAAAATCTAAAAATAAATACTCATTAACAATTTTAATTACAATTTGGTTAGGGATGTTTTTACTAGGAGGCTATTTATTATCATCTTTAAATATGAATAAAGATGCTCGTTATATTTTACCATTATTACCCGTATTAAGTTTAATTTTATCTGCATTAACTTTTAGTTATCAAAATATTGGAGCAACTATTTTTAAAATATTTACACTGTTATTAGCTTTATTATTAATGATATTTAATTTATTTCCTTTAGGTGGTGAATTTTTAACGAAAAAACTTAGTCCTGAAATGCAAAATTTTCCCTATATGGGAGAAAAATGGGCAACTCCGATGGTTATTCCTAGCACGATCGAAATTACTCCTTATCTAAGATCTAATATTGGTGTTTTGCCTTCAACTCCAGAAATTAATCAACATAATATTTCTTTTTATGGTGCAATTCCTAATTTTCAAGTATTCGGAAGACAAGTAGGAGTTAGAGAAAAAGAAGTGAGTAAAGATGTTCATTCTATGGAATGGTTTTTATTGAAAACTGGTATTCAAGGTTCAATTCCTGAAGCCCAAAAAAAGACTGTCGAATTAGTTGAAAATAGCGAAAATTTTTATATTGTTAATCAATGGCTATTGCCAGATAATAGTGAATTAAACTTATATCGCCGCAAACTACCTTTTAATGAAGTTTTAACTTTA from Geminocystis sp. NIES-3709 encodes the following:
- a CDS encoding glycosyltransferase family 39 protein; this translates as MILQKISQDNPKSIDRVSPIFIIVCLILIWSLGFVIDRIWFSLDNTIPAWDPAEYLNGVMLYKEAFKTPHFFDGSWWRQLWLLSNKVPPLMYIITSPFFLTLEPSVDHGNLVLSLFSLILLISIFFLGVLFFNSKIALFACLLVQLIPALYRYRLEFLLDYPLTVIVTFSFTCLTYWYFTKPQSSWWFAILSGISFGLGVMLKQTFAFFLFLPVIFAFISLFIYKKWYKLTQLIASFVVSIFIFFPWYRTNWLLIFTSGKRATIDSAILEGDPPLNTLKAWTFYGEVLPYLLSWHLLIIPLICLIYLLLKFYTNRNNKYKNIWAYIQDNFYQNKNNIKSKNKYSLTILITIWLGMFLLGGYLLSSLNMNKDARYILPLLPVLSLILSALTFSYQNIGATIFKIFTLLLALLLMIFNLFPLGGEFLTKKLSPEMQNFPYMGEKWATPMVIPSTIEITPYLRSNIGVLPSTPEINQHNISFYGAIPNFQVFGRQVGVREKEVSKDVHSMEWFLLKTGIQGSIPEAQKKTVELVENSENFYIVNQWLLPDNSELNLYRRKLPFNEVLTLNTNNSKVKLDEITVPEIFPSGQPIPITYKWSGSWENLYNGIVILDWQSLENQDKWTHDHHIAMGNLHPNNVSLEQINQDFQVIENTAMFPPNSLTEGDYILEAKYLNYGTGETEKIIIPEIKVTIDNEAEITVKRELDLVSQISQFAPNLSQGIEGLTPVFAEVTRINQYDPTQDYLKVTQKVMEYRLQTETNLDYLYTLLLSQVLQQKVDNAIETAQKLVSLNPENPFNHAYLSFLYLYDWKGKEGEKALQPALEIKPDVIEFQYLKGVSALMQGNLWQVWKFYRQLYITD